The Bernardetia sp. ABR2-2B DNA window CTGTTTGGGAAGCAATAGAAAAGAAAGACGAAAAAGTAATGGTAGAATATTCGTCGCCAAACACAAACAAACCTTTACACTTAGGACACCTTAGAAATAATTTTTTGGGTTATTCTGTTTCTGAAATTATGGCTGCTAATGGTAGCGAAGTGATGAAAGTAAACCTCGTAAATGATAGAGGAATTCATATTTGTAAGTCAATGTTGGCTTATCAAAAACATGGAGAAGGCAAAACGCCAAAAGATTTGGGCGTAAAAGGCGATAAAATGGTTGGAGATTATTATGTGAAATTTAACGATTTATTCAAGGCTGAAGTAAAAGAATTAGTAGAAGCAGGAACAGAACAAAAAATAGCCGAAAAAGAAGCTCCTAGTTTGAAGGAAGCACAACAAATGCTTTTAAAATGGGAACAAGGCGACACAGCAACTACCGACCTTTGGAAAAAAATGAATGGCTGGGTATATGAAGGATTTGATGAAACCTATAAAAGCATTGGAGTAGAATTTGATAAATTTTATTACGAATCAAATACTTATTTGTCTGGAAAAGATGTCGTAGAAGAAGGACTAAAAAAAGGTGTTTTCTTCAAAAAAGAAGATGGCTCGGTTTGGATAGATTTGACAGAAGATGGCTTAGATGAAAAACTCGTTTTACGTGCAGACGGAACTTCTGTTTATATGACACAAGACATCGGAACGGCAGACTTAAAGTATAATGATTTTCCAATGCAAAAATCAGTTTATGTTGTTGGAAATGAGCAAGATTATCATTTCAAAGTTTTATTTTTGATTCTCAAAAAACTTGGCAGACCGTATGCAGAAGGAATGTTTCATCTTTCATATGGAATGGTAGAACTCCCTGATGGCAAAATGAAATCAAGAGAAGGAACTGTTGTTGATGCTGACGAACTTGTAGCTGATATGGTAGCAATGGCGAGAGAAAGAACGCAGGAAGTAGGAAAAATTGATGATTTTACAGAAGAAGAGGCTGAAAATTTATATAAAATGTTGGCTTTAGGAGCATTAAAATATTATCTTTTGAGAGTAGAACCAAAAAAGAAAATGCTTTTTAATCCTGCTGATTCTATTGATTTTCAAGGAAATAGTGGTGTTTATTTGCAATTCACACACGCTAAAAGTTCGGCTATTTTACGAAAGGCAAACGAAACGAATATTTCGTACACATCTGATTCTTTTAAAGATGTAACAGAATTAGAAAATATGGAAGAAGAATTAATCCGTTTGCTGGCTGACTATCCTTCTTATTTGAATGAAGCTGCTCAAAATTATGCACCTTCTTCGATTGCAAATTATATGTACGATTTGGCAAAACAGTATAGTAAACTCTACGCTGAACTTTTTATTCTTGGAGAAGAAAATGAAGCTAAAAAATCACTTCGTGTTGCACTTTCTGATGCAACTGCCAAAACATTGAAACACGCAGGAAAACTTTTAGGAATTGATATGCCAGAGCGTATGTAAATCCTTAAATTTGAATATCAAATTAATAAGAACATCTTTATTTTTTATAAATAAAGTCTATTTTTTTTGTTCTATTCAAATAATCCGTATTTTTGAAATATATCTGATAAAAAGACTTTTTAAACTATAAATCATAAAACCCTAAGGGTCTCGAAGATCCTTAGGGTTTGGACAAAATATGCAACCATTACTTAGCGAACAAGAAATTCTGCGCCGTCAGAAAAGAGAACAACTGATACAACTAGGGATAAACCCTTACCCTGCTGACCTTTATAACTACACACATACAGCCAAACAGATTGAGGAGAGTTTTCCAGAAGAAAAACCAGAGGGAGAAACAGAAGAAAATTTCGATAATTTTAAAGATATTTCACTTGCAGGTCGCCTGATGAATATCCGTATTCAAGGTTCGGCAGCTTTTGCAGAAATTGAAGACTCTACTGGGCGTATGCAGCTTTATCTTCGCAGAGATGATATTTGTCCAGATGAAGATAAGACCATGTATAATACTGTCTTCAAAAAGCTTTTAGATATTGGAGATATTATTGGTGTACGAGGATACATTTTTCGCACAAACGTAGGCGAGATTACGCTTCGTGTTACTGAGTTTACAGTTCTTACAAAGTCTTTGCATCCTCTGCCTGTCGTAAAGCGAGTAGAAAATGAAGATGGAACGGTTACATCTTATGATGCTTTTACAGATTCAGAACAGCGTTATCGTCAGCGTTATGTAGATATGATTGTAAATCCTAAGGTAAGAGATGTTTTCAAAAAACGTTCTCAACTTATGACTACAATGCGTGAATATTTAAACGATAAAGGTTATTTGGAAGTAGAAACTCCAATTTTACAGCCTTTATATGGAGGTGCAGCAGCTCGTCCTTTCAAAACGCATCACAACACATTAGATATGACACTTTATTTGCGTATTGCAAATGAGCTTTATCTAAAAAGGTTAATTGTGGGTGGATATGATGGGGTTTATGAGTTTGCTAAAGACTTTAGAAATGAAGGAATGAGCCGTTTTCATAATCCAGAATTTACTCAAATTGAACTCTATGTAGCTTACAAAGATTACGAATGGATGATGAATTTGGTAGAAGAAATGGTAGAAAAAGTAGCCCTAAAACTTCACAACTCAACAGAAGTACAGGTAGGAGAAAATAAAATTAATTTTGCTCGTCCTTGGAAACGCTATACGATGTATGAAGCTATTGAGCATTTTACAGGTGTTGATATTTCTGAAATGAGTGAAGAAGAAATGCGTAAGGCTGCTTTGCAGTTAGGCGTTCCAATTGATGATACAATGGGAAGAGGAAAACTGATTGATGAGATTTTTGGAGAGCATTGTGAGCCAAAACTGATTCAACCTACATTTATTACAGATTATCCTGTTGAAATGTCGCCACTTGCCAAAAAACATAGAACAAAAGAAGGTTTGGTAGAGCGTTTTGAAGCCGTTTGTAATGGAAAAGAAATTTGTAATGCCTTTTCTGAGCTTAATGACCCAATAGACCAAAGAAAACGTTTTGAAGAACAGTTAGAACTTGGAAAACGAGGCGATGACGAAGCAATGGTATTGGATGAAGATTTCTTAAATGCGCTTGAATACGGAATGCCACCAACAGCAGGTTTAGGAATTGGAATTGACCGTCTTTCTATGATTATGACGAATCAAGATTCTATTCAAGATGTTTTGTTCTTTCCTCAAATGCGTCCTAAAAAGCAACCGAAATACGCATCTGAAAGTGATTATGAAGAGTTAGGAATCCGTTCTGAACTTATTCCAATTATTCAAAAATTAGGTTTCCTTACGATTGAAGACTTAAAAGAAGCAATTCCTTCAAAACTTTTCAATGATATGTGTGGAATGCGTAAGAAAATGAAACTCAAAGAAGTAAAAAATCCAACGAAAGAAGAAGTAGAAGGTTGGTTGAAATAAGTTATCCTGTCATTGTTGGGGATACCAATAACGGCAAGTTTATATTATGTAGTTTACGCTTTATGTGAGAGCGTATTTTTAATAAAAACTCTTATCTGATTTTCTCAGATAGGAGTTTTTTTATGCATAAATCCTCGTTGACGGCTGTATTTGAGTCTCAACGACGGTTTATATTTACCAACGATAAAAAACAATTATTGAATATTAAATCCTTTTTCTCCGTGATAAGCTTCATCTAGTCCTGTTTTTTCCATAATCTCATCTACTCGTGCGCCCTTTGTAACAAATGCACTCACAAAATAAACGATTGTTGTAGCAATAGCCGAATAAGCAATTACTGTTAGGATAGCTAATAACTGTACTCCTATCTGTCCGATATTTCCATACAAAACACCAATCGCATCAGGGTTAATAGCAGGATTTGCAAAAATACCAGCAGCAAGAGAACCCCAAATACCCACCAAACCATGTATTCCAAAAGCATCTAATGTATCATCATAATCTAATACTTTTTTGAGTTTGATAACTCCATAATAACCTATCAAACCAGAAAAAAGTCCAATTGCCAATGCTCCACTCACACTCACATATCCACAAGCAGGTGTAATGCCTACCAAACCA harbors:
- the argS gene encoding arginine--tRNA ligase produces the protein MILQQLQKEIQNAFQTLFNHTLPIEKIDFQQTRKEFEGSYTFVTFPYGKITGKRPDETATLLGEFLKENVAIIKDFNVVKGFLNLVLEQSVWVKTLVNLNDKPVWEAIEKKDEKVMVEYSSPNTNKPLHLGHLRNNFLGYSVSEIMAANGSEVMKVNLVNDRGIHICKSMLAYQKHGEGKTPKDLGVKGDKMVGDYYVKFNDLFKAEVKELVEAGTEQKIAEKEAPSLKEAQQMLLKWEQGDTATTDLWKKMNGWVYEGFDETYKSIGVEFDKFYYESNTYLSGKDVVEEGLKKGVFFKKEDGSVWIDLTEDGLDEKLVLRADGTSVYMTQDIGTADLKYNDFPMQKSVYVVGNEQDYHFKVLFLILKKLGRPYAEGMFHLSYGMVELPDGKMKSREGTVVDADELVADMVAMARERTQEVGKIDDFTEEEAENLYKMLALGALKYYLLRVEPKKKMLFNPADSIDFQGNSGVYLQFTHAKSSAILRKANETNISYTSDSFKDVTELENMEEELIRLLADYPSYLNEAAQNYAPSSIANYMYDLAKQYSKLYAELFILGEENEAKKSLRVALSDATAKTLKHAGKLLGIDMPERM
- the lysS gene encoding lysine--tRNA ligase, whose protein sequence is MQPLLSEQEILRRQKREQLIQLGINPYPADLYNYTHTAKQIEESFPEEKPEGETEENFDNFKDISLAGRLMNIRIQGSAAFAEIEDSTGRMQLYLRRDDICPDEDKTMYNTVFKKLLDIGDIIGVRGYIFRTNVGEITLRVTEFTVLTKSLHPLPVVKRVENEDGTVTSYDAFTDSEQRYRQRYVDMIVNPKVRDVFKKRSQLMTTMREYLNDKGYLEVETPILQPLYGGAAARPFKTHHNTLDMTLYLRIANELYLKRLIVGGYDGVYEFAKDFRNEGMSRFHNPEFTQIELYVAYKDYEWMMNLVEEMVEKVALKLHNSTEVQVGENKINFARPWKRYTMYEAIEHFTGVDISEMSEEEMRKAALQLGVPIDDTMGRGKLIDEIFGEHCEPKLIQPTFITDYPVEMSPLAKKHRTKEGLVERFEAVCNGKEICNAFSELNDPIDQRKRFEEQLELGKRGDDEAMVLDEDFLNALEYGMPPTAGLGIGIDRLSMIMTNQDSIQDVLFFPQMRPKKQPKYASESDYEELGIRSELIPIIQKLGFLTIEDLKEAIPSKLFNDMCGMRKKMKLKEVKNPTKEEVEGWLK